A region of Rhodoferax potami DNA encodes the following proteins:
- a CDS encoding amidohydrolase family protein, giving the protein MRIIDLHCYPGTQTWIDAQGPYPEALATYWKRDWVAKSEDDVIAEFTSAGVEACLVALDLETTVATPPCTNEYVHGMWKRHPQRVIQCWGAVEPAKGEIAIRQVEKAVKELGFVGFHFHPIMQHFAVNDRRHYDLFEVINGLGAAVMIDVGTTGMGAGMPGGHGARINHAHPSAIDDLAADFPNLKIIMAHPGWPWVEETTAVALHKGNVYWEMSGWAPKHFPGNLKVDIRGRLQDKIMFGSDYPSLPYERILREWAELGYKPEVMEKIMHGNAERVLGL; this is encoded by the coding sequence ATGAGAATTATCGATCTGCACTGCTACCCCGGCACCCAAACCTGGATTGATGCCCAGGGCCCCTACCCGGAAGCCCTGGCCACCTACTGGAAACGCGACTGGGTTGCCAAGTCGGAAGACGACGTCATTGCCGAGTTCACCAGCGCCGGCGTCGAGGCCTGCCTGGTGGCACTGGATCTGGAAACCACCGTGGCCACCCCGCCCTGCACCAATGAGTATGTGCACGGCATGTGGAAGCGCCATCCGCAACGGGTGATCCAGTGCTGGGGAGCCGTGGAGCCTGCCAAGGGCGAAATCGCGATACGCCAAGTCGAAAAAGCGGTGAAAGAGCTGGGCTTTGTGGGCTTTCACTTTCACCCGATCATGCAGCACTTTGCAGTGAACGACCGGCGCCACTACGACCTCTTTGAGGTCATCAACGGCCTGGGCGCTGCGGTGATGATCGATGTGGGCACCACCGGCATGGGTGCCGGTATGCCCGGGGGACACGGCGCGCGCATCAACCACGCACACCCGTCCGCCATCGACGACCTGGCGGCAGATTTCCCGAACCTGAAGATCATCATGGCCCACCCCGGCTGGCCGTGGGTGGAGGAAACCACCGCCGTTGCGCTGCACAAGGGCAATGTGTACTGGGAAATGTCGGGCTGGGCACCCAAGCACTTTCCGGGCAACCTCAAAGTCGATATTCGCGGCCGCCTGCAAGACAAAATCATGTTCGGCAGCGACTACCCCAGCCTCCCTTACGAGCGCATCTTGCGCGAGTGGGCCGAGCTCGGCTACAAGCCCGAGGTGATGGAAAAAATCATGCACGGCAACGCTGAACGGGTGCTGGGGCTGTGA